A region from the Gemmatimonadota bacterium genome encodes:
- a CDS encoding type II secretion system protein — translation MAARSFGHRGITLIELLIVLAVLGILAAAAIPRLDRVRTRAMGAALAADLHRLRFLEEQYRATGRPSYTSDFAELGFVPSEGVDLTILEASPEGWAATATHKNDPDVRCAVFHSMSAPQNIWPAQRSGVIECAKGTQRFGVPPTAGSGNSIIR, via the coding sequence ATGGCCGCTCGATCCTTCGGGCACAGGGGAATCACGCTCATCGAGCTGTTGATCGTGCTCGCTGTGCTCGGCATCCTGGCCGCGGCCGCCATCCCGCGCCTCGACCGGGTGCGGACTCGCGCCATGGGCGCTGCCCTCGCCGCGGACCTCCACCGTCTGCGCTTCCTGGAGGAGCAGTATCGCGCCACGGGCCGCCCCAGCTATACCTCCGACTTCGCGGAGTTGGGGTTCGTCCCCAGTGAAGGCGTGGACCTGACGATCCTGGAGGCGTCGCCCGAGGGCTGGGCCGCCACGGCCACACACAAGAACGACCCGGACGTGCGCTGCGCGGTCTTCCACTCGATGTCTGCCCCGCAGAACATCTGGCCCGCACAGCGCTCAGGCGTCATCGAATGTGCGAAGGGCACTCAGCGCTTCGGCGTGCCCCCGACCGCCGGATCAGGAAACAGCATCATTCGCTGA